In the Balaenoptera musculus isolate JJ_BM4_2016_0621 chromosome 2, mBalMus1.pri.v3, whole genome shotgun sequence genome, GGAGCCCGCAGCGGGGTGGGCTGGGACGGGCACAGAACGAAATTGTGGGTGCCCGCAGGGAGGGGGCGGCTGAGCTGGGGTAGGGCGACAAGAGAGCTGTACCTGGTTTTCATGTTCCTGAGCCACATGTCCACCAAATCTGTGGTCAAGTAGTCTTCAAGGGCCAGGTGGTCACCTATCCTTCCCATGAGGACCACCAGCATGGTGGCATTTCCTCGGTAGGGCAGTTTGAGGACGTGGCAACGAAAATTCTTGTCAAAAGTGGAGGCAAACTTGCCTGCCCGGTACATCATGGGCACCTTGACTGCCTTGTACTTGTCCAGGTAGAAAGTGTCCGTCTCGGTGAGGACAGGGTCAAAAGGGGTCAGCCACTTCCCTGAATGAACAGATAAGAAAGAAACTCGTTGCAGAAACCACCCTCCTCGAAAGCATCGTTCTTGCTAAAGTAATAAAGGGCCAGTGTCCTATCCCCCTTCCTGCCCAGCTAGGAAAGGCATCCTTATCAGGTTTGTTTAGACCGCAGCTCGGGCGGCCAAAATACATTCCCCAAACACCAGCCTTTCGCAGTCTTCTTTCCCAGCTGGCGAAACCTGGATCCATCCAGAGGCCCTGTTGGAATCACACACAAAAGCACGGAGATTCCTCCTAATGACCCCTCGTTCCCTCATTGTTCTGGACAAAACACTGAGTGTTTTGAGTGAACTTTTGTTTGAGTGAACAAAAGTCACTCATTCCAGCTGGaacccaaaggccccacttccttcTACACTCGCTCCCTTTGTGGTTGGTCAGCTCCAGCCTAGAGAAGACTTCAGGCCTGTCCCCAGCCCTGTCTGCAGGAGGGGCCCGCTGACCGCCACTCTGTCTAGTGCACACCGTGTGCAAACAGAGGCCACTGTGGCAAAAGTGATGACATTCCCGCCCGTCCTGTGCGCGGTGAGGCTCTGAGGGCGGGGGGCCCCTGGCTGGCAAAGAGCCACGCGACCCAGAGGAGGCTGCCAGGGTGCGGGCCCATGACTACACACTGATGTCTGTCTGGCCCGGCTGACTGGAAGCATGTCCTCCTCCCGGACTTTGCAGGTCCCCTAGTGTCACCTTCCTGTTACAACTGTGGCCACACCAGTCCAGTCCTCCACGAGAGAAGCAGGATGGAAAGGACCCGGCATGAGCGTGTCAGGAGGCCCTCGTCTGAGTTTGGCCTCTGCCGTTTATCATGggatctccctgagcctcagttcatCTCTCTAGTAGGTGGGAGTGTCTGCATTTTCTATATTGAGAATACGAGGACAAGGGACTTTGtcacttgccccaggtcacaaaAGTAGAGCGTGAAGGAGCAAAGATGCAACCCTAAATCTCTCAGATgatatgcctttttttaaaaaaatgacccaGAGGGTTCCCCGTGTCAGAATGTCAGAGGAGAGATGTGCTTAGAAAACTTAAGCCCTGCAAGCACCCGggcccccagggcaggggcaTCAAGTGAAAACATTGTCTGGCACTGTGCCTGGTATGTCCTACATGTTCTATGTATGTTTCACTCTGTTTGTAAAACCTGAGAACAACATGTTCCTAGGAGATCATTTGGCGTCGATCATACACAGGCCCAGCAGGAAAGGAAGAGACAGGCAAAGAGAGCCATGGCTCTCGGAGAGCAGAACATTATCAAAGTACCTTTGAGCAAGATGTAATCCACAAGAATTAATTTGGTGTCAGGATTAATCTCATCAAAGAGTTTGGGAATTTTCCCCTGAGTCTCTTTGTTAATGTGATGATTCATGAGCCCTTTGGCCTGGGAGGCGTTGCGAAAATTTATAGTCACACACTCCATATCGAAATACCTCTTGGAGAAATTGAGGAAGGTCTCTTTGACATCAAAGTCCTCGTGGATGAAGGCAAAACTCCCCTGGGTCAGGCCCAGCTCTGGGTTGTGGGAGAGGCTTTCTCGGAGCTGCTTGAAGAGGGCAGGCAGGCGCGGGGGCCGGGTCTGGTTCACTGCGGGCAGGGTCTGATTCAGGGCCTGCAGGCGGAGCCCCGCCTCCAGCTGGGCTCTGCTCTGTCCCCTGGCCCCCAGGGTCAAGGCTGCCATGGCCCAGGCCAGGCCGAGAGGGGAGAAGACCACGTTGCCGTCGTGCCTCATGGAGATCTTACGAAGCAGGCTGAACCCCAAGTTGGAGGTCTCCCCAGAGAGCTTCTGCCCGTCGGCCGTCAGCCAGGGGGGGCCCTCGTCCTCCTGCAGGGCCCGCAACCCCTCGCTGGTCTCGGTCTGGGCCCTGGGGGTCGGCAGAGTCTCCAGTCCTGCCTGGGCCTCTGGTGAGCGGGGACCAGGGGTGGAACCGGGTACCAGCCACACCTGGGCCAGGAGGCAGGGCAGCAGGAGGCTCAGCACCGCCTGCATCTGGGCAGCGTGGAGGCCCCGGAGGCTTCCCTTTGGCAACAAGGCTTCCTCGGGAGAAAAGGGGGCAGAGATTATTTTTAACGGCTGATACGCACGTCCTCCCTGTGTCCTGGTACAGCTCCTCCAGTGACCCGCTTCCTCCCTGGGGGACGGGGCTTAGCTCCCCGAGCCCTGCCTCGGGGACACCCTGAGCAAGTAGGGGTCCCATTTGTCACCTGAGTGGGGGGGGCATTATTTCACAGGGTGAAACCGCCTCGGGTTTCCATCCAGGGCCGCGCCCTCGGGCAGCTCCTAGTCTCCCCCGGCTTTCCCCAGTCATCCCACTTCCTCCAGGGGGGCGGCAGGCAGCCAAGAAGAGGGGGATGGAAGAGGAGGCGGTCTGGGTGCCCGGCCTCACTGGGTGCGGGTCAGAGCAGCGGCCGGAGTCAGGAGGTCTTCCCGGACTTTTACTGGTCTGCTTCGTTCACTGCCCTTGATCGCTAGACGAT is a window encoding:
- the SERPINA10 gene encoding protein Z-dependent protease inhibitor, translated to MQAVLSLLLPCLLAQVWLVPGSTPGPRSPEAQAGLETLPTPRAQTETSEGLRALQEDEGPPWLTADGQKLSGETSNLGFSLLRKISMRHDGNVVFSPLGLAWAMAALTLGARGQSRAQLEAGLRLQALNQTLPAVNQTRPPRLPALFKQLRESLSHNPELGLTQGSFAFIHEDFDVKETFLNFSKRYFDMECVTINFRNASQAKGLMNHHINKETQGKIPKLFDEINPDTKLILVDYILLKGKWLTPFDPVLTETDTFYLDKYKAVKVPMMYRAGKFASTFDKNFRCHVLKLPYRGNATMLVVLMGRIGDHLALEDYLTTDLVDMWLRNMKTRKMEVFFPKFKLDQKYKMHELLKQMGIRRIFSPWADLSDLSVTERNLKVSKVLQRAMIEVYEEGTEAAAGTLSEITAYSMPPIIKVDRPFHFIIYEETSRILLFLGRVVNPTLL